The stretch of DNA CTGCGCCAATGGCGATCGCGCCAGGATCACCAAGCAGGGCCGAGAGTTCTATGTGGTGTGCCCCGACCGATCAGAACCTCAGCTTTTCTACGTCAACCCCGAAAGCACTTCCCCTGGTTCTGTTTGACCCTGGTCAAACTTAGAACTTTCTCGCCAAAATCAGCGCGGCACCGTCAGCGGCTGTAGGGTTGTTCCAGGCTCAAGTCTGAAATGACTCGATAGTGCTTCACATTAAACGTGCAAAGAGTGGCATTGCGACCAACGGCACAGGCTGCAACTAAGGCATCAATTAGACCAACCTTGTGAGACAGGTGATAACTTGTGAAGTTAGATAGGGCGCGAGAGTAGTCAGATGTGGTGGGCCAAACAATGTCTAGTGGTCTTACAAGTCGTAGCACTTCGCGCAACTTTTGCTTGTTTTGGGCTCCCTGTATTAATTCCATCACCACAAAACCAGGAATGCCGGGCGGCTCAGAAAGGGAGCCAAACCAGGCCCGTGCTGGTTTAGAACCCCGTTGGATGTCGATCATGACATCTGTATCAACCAGGTACATTCAACACCTAAGTCTGCTCGCGATGTTCAGCCTGGTCACGCAGTCTGCGTGCATACTCTTGGCTGTCATCAATATCGGGTCGGGAGTTAATCACCCCAACCTTTTCCCAGTAGGCAACAAGCTCAGCACCTGTTTTTGGAAGAGATTCGTCACCTTCTTGAATAGCTCTCTCGTAGGCGAAAATGTCCTCAAAGGCGGGGTCATCTTTAAATGCACTTTCGATATCCTGAATCCAACTGGCTGATTGTGAAGGTGAAGGCACAACCACTTTTTGCAAAGCGCTGATGGAGTCTTCAACATCTTGGAGACGCTTTTCTATGTCGGCTATATAGGCAGTCGATCCAACGGGTAAATCAAGAGAATCACCATTGGCTGCATCATTGTCATTTTGATCGTTTCTGCCAGTACTAGCAATGCTCTTTAGCGTCGTCGAAAAAAGACGTGCTGCTGCTCCAGCGGCACTCACGATACCTTCACTCAAGGAGGAGATACTGCTGCTTGTATTACCTGATCGGACTGGGTGAAAAACCTTTACTGGAACAGGATAACTTGTAGAGAGAGGCTGAACCATTAAGGTTCCACCTTGCCTACTAACAATCTTTACTAATTCTCCAACGTCTATAGGATTGGAGGTATTTGAAATTGCTAGCCACTCAGAACCATCCCAAAGAATTCTGCCAGGCTCACCTGGAAGGATCGGCGAAGTAACAGTAGCGGTTTGCCGACTCTTTGAACTCCTTAGAGCTGGACGCAAACCTTGAGCTTTGGGCTTGATTGGATCAGCCATATGCATTCACGGATCTACTGTACTTACTATGTTAGCTACTGAATCAGCGAAGCTTACAGTCCTTTTGCAATTTCTACATCCCCACATACTCCTGGAGAGACTTCACCTGGAGGGGGTGCTGTTGCAGGGAGCCGATCGCAGCGGTAGTCGCCTTTGCCCCCGCAATGGTGGTGATGATCGGCACCTTGTAGGCCAGGGCGGTGCGGCGGATGGAGCGATCGTCTTCGATCGCCGTGCTGCCTGCCGGAGTGTTGATGATTAGCTGAATCTCGCCGTTTTTGATCGCGTCTTCGATGTTGGGGCGGCCTTCGTGGACCTTCAGCACCAGGCCCACCTCCAGCCCTTCGTCCAGCAGTGCCTTGCGGGTGCCGCTGGTGGCGATCAGCTTCAGGCCCAGGCTGGCCAGTTCCTTGGCGACGGGGATGACGGCGGCCTTGTCGCGATCGTTCATGGAGATGAACACCGTCCCCGCCAGGGGCAGCTTTTGGTTGGCCCCCAGCTCCGCCTTGGCAAAGGCTTTGCCAAAGTCGGCGTCGATGCCCATGACCTCGCCCGTGGAGCGCATCTCGGGGCCGAGCAGGGCGTCGGTGCCCGCGAACTTGTCGAAGGGCAGCACGGCTTCTTTGACGGCGATGTGGTGGGGAATCACCTCCTCGGTGAAGCCCAGCTCTGCCAGGGTTTTGCCCGACATCACCCGCACGGCAATTTTGGCCAAAGGATGGCCGATCGCCTTGGAGACAAAGGGCACCGTGCGGGAGGCGCGGGGGTTGGCCTCAATGATGTAGACCTGGTCGCCCTTGACCGCGAACTGAATGTTCATCAGGCCGATCACCTTCAGGCGCTTGGCCAGCTTCATCGTCCAGTCGCGAATGGTGGCGAGGGCGGCATCGGGCAGGGTGATGGTGGGCAGGGAGCAGGCGGAGTCGCCGGAGTGGATGCCCGCCTGCTCGATGTGCTCCATGATGCCGCCGATCACCACCTGGCCGGTTTGGTCGGCGATCGCATCCACATCCACCTCAATGGCGTTCTCCAAAAACTTGTCGATCAGGATCGGGTGGTCGGGCTCCACCAGCACGGCGTAGGTCATGTACCGCTCCAGGTCGGCGTCGGAATACACGATTTCCATGGCGCGGCCCCCCAGCACGTAGCTGGGCCGCACCACCACCGGGTAGTCGATCTGCTGGGCAACGCGCAGGGCGTCGTTGTAGCTGCGGGCCATGCCGTTGGGGGGCTGCTTGATGTCCAGTTCGCGCAGGATGGCCTCGAAGCGCTCCCGGTCTTCGGCGGTGTCGATGGAGTCGGGGGAGGTGCCCCAGATGCGGGTGGGAGGGTGGGAGGGTGGGAGGGTGGATGGGGCGGCGGGTAGGGGCAGACGGTCGTCTGCCCTGGCAGAGGATTCTAGATTGGACAGATATTCCTGAAGGGGGACGGCCAGCTTTAGGGGGGTTTGGCCGCCAAACTGGATGATGATGCCCACCGGGTTTTCGGCTTCGATGATGTTGAGCACGTCCTCTTTGGTCAGGGGCTCGAAGTAGAGGCGATCGCTGGTGTCGTAGTCTGTGGAGACCGTCTCCGGGTTGGAGTTGACCATGATCGTCTCGTAGCCGTCGTCGCGCAGGGCGAAGGAGGCGTGGCAGCAGCAGTAGTCGAACTCGATGCCCTGGCCAATGCGGTTGGGGCCGCCGCCGAGGATCATCACCTTGGGGCGATCGCTGGGCAGCACCTCGGTCTCGTCTTCGTAGGTGGAGTAGTAGTAGGGGGTAAAGGCCTCGAATTCGGCGGCGCAGGTGTCCACGGTTTTGTACACCGGAATCACCTCCAGGCCCTTGCGGTAGTCGCGCACGGCGTCTTCGGTGGTGCCGGTGGCGTAGGCGATCTGGCGATCGCTAAAGCCTTGGCGCTTCACCGCCCGCATTTGCTCGGCGGTGAGGTCGCTCAGCTGGGTGCGCTTGAGAAACTTCTCGGTGCGCAGCAGGCCGCAGAGCTGGTTGAGGAACCAGGGGTCAATGCCGGTGAGGTCGTAGATATCGTTGACGGTGAGGCCCAGCTGCATGGCGTGGCGCAGGTCAAAGATGCGCTCGGGGTTGGGGGTGCGCAGCTTGGGGCGGATTTCGTTCAGGCTGGGCAGCTTTTCGGGGCGATCGCAGCCCCAGCCCGCCCGGCCCGTCTCCAGCGATCGCAGCGCCTTCTGGAACGACTCCTGGAAGGTGCGCCCGATCGCCATCGCCTCGCCCACGGACTTCATCTGGGTGGTCAGGGTGGGGGTGGTGCCGGGGAATTTCTCGAAGGCGAAGCGGGGAATTTTGGTCACCACGTAGTCAATGGTGGGCTCAAAGCTGGCCGGGGTCTTCTTGGTGATGTCGTTGGAGATTTCGTTGAGGGTGTAACCCACCGCCAGCTTGGCGGCAAACTTGGCGATCGGAAAGCCTGTCGCCTTGGAGGCCAGGGCCGAGCTGCGCGACACCCGGGGGTTCATTTCGATCACGATGTAGTCGCCGTTGTCGGGGTTGACGGCAAACTGAATGTTGGAACCGCCCGTCTCCACGCCGATCTCGCGGATGATCTTCACCGAGGCATCCCGCAGCCGCTGGTATTCTTTATCGGTGAGGGTCTGGGCTGGGGCCACGGTGATCGAATCGCCGGTGTGGACCCCCATCGGGTCGAGGTTTTCGATCGAGCAGATGATCACCACGTTGTCCGCCAGGTCGCGCATCACCTCCAGCTCGTACTCCTTCCAGCCCAGCAGCGACTGCTCGATCAAAATCTGCGACACCGGGCTGGCGTCGAGACCGGAGCGCGAAATGGTTTCAAACTCCTCCTGGTTGTAGGCGATACCGCCGCCCGTGCCGCCCATGGTAAACGCGGGGCGAATGATCAGCGGGAAGCTGCCGATCTGCTGGGCAATCTGCCGGGCTTCGTCCATGGTCTCCGCCAGCCCCGAGGGGCACACGGGCACGTTGATGCGGGCCATCGCCTCCTTAAACAGCTTGCGGTCCTCCGCCATCTCGATCGCTTCCAGCTTGGCCCCAATCAGCTCGACGCCGTGGCGCTCCAGCGCCCCATTCTTCGACAGGGCCACGGCA from Leptolyngbya sp. KIOST-1 encodes:
- a CDS encoding PIN domain-containing protein, with the translated sequence MYLVDTDVMIDIQRGSKPARAWFGSLSEPPGIPGFVVMELIQGAQNKQKLREVLRLVRPLDIVWPTTSDYSRALSNFTSYHLSHKVGLIDALVAACAVGRNATLCTFNVKHYRVISDLSLEQPYSR
- a CDS encoding NfeD family protein; its protein translation is MADPIKPKAQGLRPALRSSKSRQTATVTSPILPGEPGRILWDGSEWLAISNTSNPIDVGELVKIVSRQGGTLMVQPLSTSYPVPVKVFHPVRSGNTSSSISSLSEGIVSAAGAAARLFSTTLKSIASTGRNDQNDNDAANGDSLDLPVGSTAYIADIEKRLQDVEDSISALQKVVVPSPSQSASWIQDIESAFKDDPAFEDIFAYERAIQEGDESLPKTGAELVAYWEKVGVINSRPDIDDSQEYARRLRDQAEHREQT
- the carB gene encoding carbamoyl-phosphate synthase large subunit, producing the protein MPRRDDIHKILLIGSGPIVIGQACEFDYSGTQACKALREEGYEVVLINSNPATIMTDPETADRTYIEPLTPEIVERVIEREKPDVMLPTMGGQTALNIAVALSKNGALERHGVELIGAKLEAIEMAEDRKLFKEAMARINVPVCPSGLAETMDEARQIAQQIGSFPLIIRPAFTMGGTGGGIAYNQEEFETISRSGLDASPVSQILIEQSLLGWKEYELEVMRDLADNVVIICSIENLDPMGVHTGDSITVAPAQTLTDKEYQRLRDASVKIIREIGVETGGSNIQFAVNPDNGDYIVIEMNPRVSRSSALASKATGFPIAKFAAKLAVGYTLNEISNDITKKTPASFEPTIDYVVTKIPRFAFEKFPGTTPTLTTQMKSVGEAMAIGRTFQESFQKALRSLETGRAGWGCDRPEKLPSLNEIRPKLRTPNPERIFDLRHAMQLGLTVNDIYDLTGIDPWFLNQLCGLLRTEKFLKRTQLSDLTAEQMRAVKRQGFSDRQIAYATGTTEDAVRDYRKGLEVIPVYKTVDTCAAEFEAFTPYYYSTYEDETEVLPSDRPKVMILGGGPNRIGQGIEFDYCCCHASFALRDDGYETIMVNSNPETVSTDYDTSDRLYFEPLTKEDVLNIIEAENPVGIIIQFGGQTPLKLAVPLQEYLSNLESSARADDRLPLPAAPSTLPPSHPPTRIWGTSPDSIDTAEDRERFEAILRELDIKQPPNGMARSYNDALRVAQQIDYPVVVRPSYVLGGRAMEIVYSDADLERYMTYAVLVEPDHPILIDKFLENAIEVDVDAIADQTGQVVIGGIMEHIEQAGIHSGDSACSLPTITLPDAALATIRDWTMKLAKRLKVIGLMNIQFAVKGDQVYIIEANPRASRTVPFVSKAIGHPLAKIAVRVMSGKTLAELGFTEEVIPHHIAVKEAVLPFDKFAGTDALLGPEMRSTGEVMGIDADFGKAFAKAELGANQKLPLAGTVFISMNDRDKAAVIPVAKELASLGLKLIATSGTRKALLDEGLEVGLVLKVHEGRPNIEDAIKNGEIQLIINTPAGSTAIEDDRSIRRTALAYKVPIITTIAGAKATTAAIGSLQQHPLQVKSLQEYVGM